From Thunnus albacares chromosome 22, fThuAlb1.1, whole genome shotgun sequence, the proteins below share one genomic window:
- the LOC122973399 gene encoding ribonuclease P protein subunit p20-like: protein MDPVEYTLRKRLPRKLPKRRNDVYVNMKTYFRAQLARCQKLLEGGGHREICVHGLGLVINRAINIALQLQASSQGALQLAANTSTVELVDDLEPEDPDEAGEPMTRTRNNSAIHIKVFYPDPQ, encoded by the coding sequence ATGGACCCAGTAGAGTACACCCTTCGGAAACGGCTCCCTCGGAAACTCCCCAAGAGACGGAACGATGTCTACGTCAACATGAAGACGTATTTCCGGGCTCAGCTGGCACGTTGTCAGAAGCTGCTGGAAGGTGGGGGTCACAGGGAGATCTGTGTCCATGGCCTGGGCCTGGTCATCAACAGAGCTATCAACATTGCCCTTCAGCTGCAGGCCAGCAGCCAGGGGGCGCTGCAGCTGGCAGCCAACACCTCCACGGTAGAGCTTGTGGATGACCTGGAACCTGAAGACCCTGATGAGGCTGGGGAGCCCATGACACGTACACGCAACAACTCGGCCATTCATATTAAGGTTTTCTACCCTGACCCACAGTGA